AATCCCTAATGGAAGCGATTCGCTTCGCTACACAGCTAAGCTCCGAATGGAATTCCTCGCTGTTTCATCATTGCCTTCGCCAGCCGACGAATGGGAATGCAAGACACAGACAAAAACTCCCTCTTGCTCACCACGTAGCTGGTGAATCAGTGATGACGTCTGATTAGCGGCGGAACTGTACATCAGTACAGATCACATGGTGAAAGCCCGAATATCGCATGACCCCACCAATCGCATAAGCCACAGGATAAATAATACTAATTGTTTATAATAATCACACGGTTTTTTTTCGAACGAAGTTGGTTATGCGTCCTGTCAGTTGAGTAGGTGGAAATATCATGGACAGCCCCCCAATAACAAATGCTAACCGgagtttttaatataataatgttttaatatatttttttatgttactgttaaatttgaaactataattaacaaaatatttggatGTCATCGATATCTTGTAATAGGACCGTTCACTTAGCGATGTTGGCAGCCTTGGCAGATCTAGCGAGCACATCCACCTTTCGCTTATCAGGTCTATCGATAACGTCACTAACGTCACATCAATCGATTCGTGAACCAGCTCTATCGCGAAACGGTCGCGTGTTCGCACGCAAATTGCAATATAAATCAACAGAAATTGACAGGGAACGCTGCAAAAAGGCGAAACACAATCGTGCGACGATTGAGGCCTGCGATCTGCACAGGAAATGCACAATTGTGAAGCGCTATTTGATAAATTCGGTAATGTTCGATTCTCGAAAGAACCAGTCGTGTGCGTCTGTATGTGCTGCGAATGTCTCTCTGTGTGCGGGTGTGTGGGGTGTGCATAAAAGGCATAGAGGCAGCAAGGAGTGAAAGAGAGAGCCCCATCGTCAGCGCAACGAAAGTGAGCGAGAAGCAGAAATTGTTAGTGCTTATAAGGATATATAATGCGgagggagagagagacagTAAGAAAGAGCGGAAGAAGCAGTTGCGACGCCGACCGACAACAACTGTAATTTTCCATTAATTTTTGGGCGGGTTTTGTGCTGCACAATAATACAACTGGCATAATATAACTTGGATTATTTTGTATAACCACCATGTGTATTTTGTTCACGTTTTGCTGCGTGTGTAGGTGtgagtatatgtatgtgtgatAAACTTGAAATACAACGCAATCGCAACGAGAACCAAAACTTGTCAAGGTAAAacggctaaaaaaaaaagaagaaacgaATTGTGTGTGAAAAATTCCAACTGAATTACGCGAGAAATCATGTGAAGAGCAGTTCGATacgcatgtgtgtgcgtgcgatAGAATACGGGGGGAGAGCGGGTGTGCGTTTGGAGTAGTCTCCTTAATTGATTTTCGCTTAATTACTGCAGCggttgcataaattaaatgtttacaTTTGCCCCGGACAGTGCTGTAAAGAGAGAGAGCCCTTGGCAGCCAGGTGGCAACACCGCTGCCCGTCTATCGATATCCACTGCAATTAATTACTCCGACTAATTTGAGCCTCTGTATGTTTTTTGCCGGTTAAAACAATAAATCGCTCTCTCTTTCCGCCTTTCTTCAATATCACTTTGCCGCACTCTCTCGCTTGCTTTCCTTGTGACGTTAGCCAACACTGGCCAACATTAAGAAAGTGTTAATTTGCCTAAAATGTACAAGTACATGTGCGCGATGGCCTGCTGTAAATATGTGTGGGTGTACGGGAGTTTTCCTCTGCCAAATGCAACTAAGTTTTTTACCGAAAATTCAGCCAGCAAATGAAAATCGTATCGGGTAAAATATGCATTAGGTGTAGGTGTGTGTGCACTTAGCGGTTTCTCTGCCTTTCTTTCGatatttcttttcctttttttttattgtactatatttttttttgcataatCGAAGCCGCCTTTCGGTACATGTGCATGTGTGCTGTCCCGCTCCCACTCCCACCCCCATACTACGGCCACCTGTACGCCCttgcacactcacacacaaacgcacacaccCAACAGAGTCACACGCACACTGCACAAAACTAGAGTAGCTATCAGTGTATTGGTGCGAGATATAATATCACTTTGGAAGTCATTTATTTGCTGGTCTCGGAGTCTCGTGAGCTGTTTTTccctctgttttttttttttcgtattgcttgttgtttttattgcattttgatttgcttttcGTATGTGAAAAACCATTTTGTTGTGgcccatttttgttttttttttttctagcGGGTGTGTATGTGTGATTTTTTGCGCTCTGAAAAACAATTTTCGACTGGCGCCTTTAAACGCTTCAGCTGCAGTTGGTTTGCAAAAAGGAGTGAATAAGAGCGTTCGTTTGAAAGGGTTAGGGGGTGGGGGTTTTGAGAGAGAGCGGGGCATTTCTATTTGTAGAAAAAGAGCGCATAATTTGCAATAGTTTGCCATTTACGCTTTCCATTTTGTGTAAAATGCATGCAAACCCCTTTTAAagagcaacaataacaagagcagcaccaacaactACTGTTACTATTGTTTCCTTTTCTCCAATCTCCACCCCATTCCTTTGTTTATTTATCCCCCGAGTTAACCTAAAATCTATACATCGATAACAGTACTCTGATATCAGTATTTAGTTGATTTGTCAAATTACTTGAATATTACTTGGGATTATCATAAACAATGAGTCTGGTTTAAGCGTCGAAATATAACTGTAGATTATATCGAAATGTGCATAGTTGTACTTGGTGAACAAATGGAGGCTGTTGGTTCTTCCAGAACTTTCCTAATATAGGCCAATCTCTcaatagtttttgtttttaattgtgCTAATAATGATCGCAAAACTGCAACACTGGCATATTTATTGAGTGATGAgttaataatattaatcaACCTACGAGTTCAGCCTTGTTTAACATTAATTGTTAACAAATAAGATCGAAAAGTCTACTATACCAGAATATACCTGAATTAAAATGGCATTGACTTTAGTGTAAAATTGTCATATTAATAATTGTCATAATAAAACTGTTGACAGTTCTAGTGTTTGAGCCGTTGAACGTAGCGTATGTGTAGCTATAGATACGCGTAACTCCGACTCCGGTAACTAATTAACATTTCTTGTGACACTCTTTACAGCACTTGAATGCTGACCGCATTCAAAGAGGTGTAGTCCCGGCAGCAAGGAGACTATTGCTAATTTTTCCCTGTGGAGCACAAATATCACATCGGATCTATATAGAGACACGTCTATATATTCAGGCCACCAGGACGCAGAGGATAGAGGAGAAAGGACGAAGCGAAGGAGAGACGCGCGCCCCCCTCGTTTCCCGCCCAGCCAACAGCCGTGTGAACCCGTCTTGAATGGATCCATTTGTTGGCTGGTTTCAGAAGGAACAGGAGGGACCATCGTTGTGCACATGGTTAAAGATTTGGGAGACGAATGCCCAGGAGATGGGCGCATTGCTTAATCAACAGCTACAGCAGACGACGGCGATTAATGGGAgcacgagcagcagcagcagcagcaacaatagtggtaacaacaacaacaacaacaacaacaataataacatcAATAACACTATCACCAACACGACCAATAACACTGGTAACAATTCATCGGCCAAACCCTACTTATCGCGACCCTACAGCACGCTAAATCGGGTGCTCAATTTCCGAGCGGATTCCCTGGAGatcctgcagcagcaacaacaacagcagcagctcaaCGGTACCACTCAGCGCAACAGCACTAACATCAACACCACCAGCGGCGGCAGCACTAGCTCGTCGGCAGATTCCACCACGAATCGGGACAATAACTCACCCGCCAACAGCAGTTCAACCAACGGACCAGGAGCAGGAACGGGAACGTCAACAGGAGCAGGAGGTACCGGTACAAATAGTCCGGTGACCACAGCGTCAAGCACAGCTGCGACCACGACTGGTCCAGCCACTAGTATGAGCGATACCAGCAACAACCCGCCACAGTCAACGACCACGCCCGCCAGCCGAACGAACAGCATCTACTACAATCCGTCGCGGAAGAAACGGCCGGAGAACAAGGCTGGCGGAGCCCACTACTATATGAACAACCATATGGAGATGATCGCCAAGTACAAGGGCGAACCGTGGCGCAAGCCGGACTATCCGTATGGCGAGGGCGTTATCGGGCTGCACGAGGAGATCGAGCATTTCTATCAGTACGTCCTGCCCACGCCCTGCGAACACGCCATCCGCAACGAGGTGGTCAAGCGCATCGAGGCCGTTGTCCATTCCATCTGGCCACAGGCGGTAGTCGAGATCTTTGGCTCCTTTCGCACTGGCCTCTTTTTGCCCACCTCCGACATAGATCTCGTTGTGTTAGGTGAGTGAAGGGACGGGACTAGCTTTTTAAGTGGCCCCCACATGCATTGACTTTTTATTGGTGGGCTTTATTAACTTATCCTATTTTCTCTTCAATTTACTTTCAGGTTTGTGGGAGAAGCTGCCGCTGAGAACGCTAGAGTTCGAGCTAGTGAGCCGCGGTATCGCCGAGGCTTGTACGGTGCGTGTTCTGGACAAGGCATCAGTGCCCATCATCAAGTTAACGGACCGGGAAACGCAAGTGAAGGTAGACATATCGTTCAACATGCAGAGTGGTGTTCAGTCGGCGGAGCTGATTAAGAAGTTTAAGCGCGACTATCCAGTGCTGGAGAAGCTAGTGCTTGTGCTGAAGCAGTTCCTACTGCTCCGCGATCTCAACGAGGTGTTCACGGGGGGCATCTCCTCCTACTCGCTGATCCTTATGTGCATCAGCTTCCTGCAGATGCATCCGCGCGGTATCTACCACGATACAGCCAATCTGGGGGTGCTTCTCCTCGAGTTCTTCGAGCTTTACGGACGTCGCTTCAACTACATGAAGATCGGCATCTCCATAAAGAACGGTGGCCGCTACATGCCCAAGGATGAGCTGCAGCGTGACATGGTCGATGGCCATCGACCCTCGCTCCTGTGCATCGAGGATCCGCTGACGCCGGGCAATGATATCGGTCGAAGCAGCTACGGCGTCTTCCAGGTGCAACAGGCATTCAAGTGCGCCTACCGCGTGCTCGCTCTCGCCGTCAGTCCGCTCAACCTTCTCGGCATTGATCCGCGCGTCAACTCGATACTGGGTAAGTGATAGTCACGCTTCATTAGCAAATTAAactaaaaaatacaaatattttaatgcaATCCAACAGTTCACAGTACAAAATTGCATATAGCTAAGCAATTTTTACTGCTGACACGTTGATAACAACAATTTTGTTATATGCGCGTATATACCAATAGTTTCGTGGAATTGATGTGATGGTTTTGGTTTCCTTTGTTCGCCAATGCAGGTCGAATCATCCACATCACCGACGACGTGATCGATTATCGCGAATGGATCCGCGAGAACTTCGAACATCTGGTGGTGGTGGATCGCATCTCGCCGCTGCCCACTGCCGCTCCCACTGCGTACGCCACCGCCAATGGGGCGCCAAAATATGTGATTATGCCCTCGGGCGCCGTTGTCCAGCAGCTGTACCATCATCCGGTGCAGGTGCCCACCGCTCACGGGCACAGCCATGCGCACAGTCACGGACACGCGCATCCTGGCGCCCATCTGTGCCAGCCGTATGTGACCGGGACCACTGTATCTGCTGTAACGACGACTACAACGATGGCGGTGGTGACCGTGGGCGTTTCAGCCGGCGGAgtccaacagcagcaacagcaacagaatGCGACGGCCCATACACACGCGCAGCAGCAGTCACAGAACCAATCGCAGTCGCGCCATAGACGCGGCAGCACCTCGTCGGGCGATGACTCCGAGGATAGCAAGGACGGTGATGTTGTCGAGACGACGTCGGGTGCTCAGGAGGTCGTTGACATCACGCTATCGCCGCCAAATGGCCTGTCCAACATGTCCATGCCCATGCCAGTGCACGCGGTCGGAATGCCAGCGTCGAACAGTTGGAGCGGTAATGGCAATGGAAACGGAAACAGCAGCTCATCCACAGGCTCGTCGGTAATGCACACAATCCCCCGCCTTGACACATGATGATTGGTGGTGGCCGGCTGCCTAATGCCCAGGCATCAGGTGGTCGGCTATGCTCCCATGCTGGCCGCAGTTGAGTCCCGGTTGTATCTGAAACCGAAAGCCCAAACAAAATTTCATCCAAAGACCATGGGAGCAACTGCAGCCAGCATGACtagaagcaacagcagcagcaagcacACATATATAACCTCTTCACCACCAAAACAGCCGGAAATCGCACACATCGCTGCCCAGGAAATGGACCCCGAGCTTGAGGATCAACAGCAAAATCAGCAGCACCAAGAGACTTCTGGAGGCAATGGCTTCATCAGACCGGGTGACGGCGGCACCGGTTCCAGCAGGGGAGGCGGTGACGGCAGTGGCGGACGCAATTACAACCAGCGGAGCAACCACAACTCCAGCGGCTACTACCACCAGCAGTACTACGTGCCACCGCCGATGCAACAGCAGCTGAGCAAGTCCAACTCCTCCTCCAACTATCACCAGCAACACCATCACAGTCACAGCCATGGCAATCATAGTCACCGACAACAAcatcaccatcagcagcagcaccaccaccagcagcggccgCAGCATCTGCGGGTGGGCGGCAGCAGTCGATACCAGAAATCGTTGGGCGGATCGCCCATCATCAGTGCTGGCAATGCGtcgaacagcagcagcaattgcagcaacagcagcagcagcagcggcagcaacaacagccgaCTGCCGCCGCTAAGGGGAACACTGGTGAATTCGTCGTCAGCAATATCAATCATTTCCATATCCTCAGAATCATCCATTGCTAGCAGCAGCTCCAGTTCGTCAAGGTCCGGGCAGGATCAGCAGCGTGACGAGCGATAGGAATAGGATGTAGGAGGATATTGTGTATGTCTATgacagagagagaaagagagcgcgagagagaaagagataGTTACGAGTTAGCAATATTTATGGATTACATTTCTTTCTCAGGTTAATTGTAAACTATGCTGCATTTTTCTAATAAATATCACGGACCCCCGCCTCTGCCTAATCCTAAACCATTTCCTCAACCAAGCTTCCCTTCGCAGTTCCAATGTAACTGCGATTACTTTCTTTTACGCTGCCGTCTTGCTTAAATTTGAAGTGCGACGCAGACCTACTAAGCCTAGAGTTAGGAACTTTGCCTCTGATCGCGCTAAATGTATTTCAGTTTGTTTCTAAAATAAACATGAAagcaaacaataaatatatatatatatatatatttatatatatatgtatttatatatatagatatatattaaAGTTAATTGTACCATAACTGTTAGCTCATAAGTAGATTGTAAGGGTTTAAAAGATTGATAAACTGAAGTATGAAATTATGCTAATCTCTCTTCCCATAAAAAGTTTGTGAGCCTACTTAACTTGTTCGAACACATTGTCCAACCCCAAAGCAATTGTGTTTTTAagctaaaacaaaaaaaaaaaacaaaaaaacaaaacaaagaaacaacaaaaaaaagcaaaaaacctACAACGCATCTTTTGTTTAAACTTATTTACGATTAATTGATTATTATGATTATGCAATGTGGTGCATTTTGCATATATTCCTGCCATTTGTTTGTATAGTTGTTCACAAATCTTTGTAAATACTTAGTTACCGCCCCCTGTGACACGCCTCCCGCCCCACAAACCACGCCCCCTCTAAACGCACTGCCATTTTGAGAAAGGTTTTTAAAAAACACTTCGAAAAGGAGCTAGCAGAAGAGTAGAAAAGAAGATTTAGACTTTGTACATGTATAACATTTTAGGCTGTTCTTCTTTCCATTTGTAAGAGACGAAGAAACAAAgaaagcaaaacaacaacaaaaaacccaAACCAGAAACATAAACCCAACTAATTGTAAAGTCACCTTAATAGTCTACGAATATGTTTGTCAATCGAGTCGCGAACGTAGAGCTCTGTAATACTAGGCggcaatatttaaaatttcattctGAAAGCGCAACATTTCTGATTCTTGGAGATTGTAAATgacatacaaaaaaaaattgtacatcAAAACATATTTGAATATGGATTTATCTGTTGTATTGTAATATCTGTTTGTGTTTTGTAATAtctaatattttaatatttaacttATATTTTACTTTCTCATAAGGCTTTCCTTTCGAACAGTTGCGACATATTAAGCTAGTTTGTGAATCGTGAGCTAAGAGTTCATAGTATTGAATCTGAAATATCGACCTTGAGTGGTTCAAAACCTAAAGTTTCAGAAATCGAGTTTAGGTTCAatatcttttttttctgttgcCTAGTGTGAATAAAGCGATGTCCAATGTTGACAAAGGCCGAAGGTGCGCTCTCCCTTTCGCACGACGACTCCTACAAGCTGGCAGCTTTGAAGCCCACCTTACACATACACTTGCTCACTCACatcacaaacacacacaagcgcAAAGGCTCCCCCACACAGATACCCGAACAGAGAGGGACACTTAACGGTAAAGTTAGCATAGAAAGCTGGGGAAGACGGGGCAATGAGCCGTTAGTAAGAATGAGAAGGCGGTTGCGATAGAGCGAGATAAAGTAATAAGGaaagagagatagagagagagcgagcgagagtaACATATaagaattattaaatttatgcaCTCGTCTGTTGAATATTTATATGAATTATATGAATGTAGTTACTAATATTAACTAATTGGTAAatatacaatatttatatGCATAACTTGTGGATTAATGTGGACAAACAAATGTTTAGAATTAGCAATCTAGCCACGTAAGACTCGTAAATGGTAAATCGTAAATCGAAAACTACTTAGACTACATAACTGTGTACCAGAGCATATGTAAGCACATAAGCACtccaaaacacacacacacacacgaagaCACCATTACATGCGCATACTCGCTAGAATGTTGAGGTTATGTCGTAGATTTTTTCAGTATCGATCACGATTTCGCCTAGCCTAGCAAGTAAGCCGCAGAACTAACTGTAAAACTAACCCATTTCCCCACTGGATTCCATGCGTTCGAACTCGTTTCATCCTTCGTCCATCTTTGCCCATTGTCCTTCGTTTCGTTTCCTTTGCGTTCCGTTCGCAGTTCCCAACTTTCATAATACGTGTGCATATACtcgaaacacacacacagtttTTTGTCGTCGCGATATTAGTGggtattaataaattaaattaaatttaattaactacATTTAACGCAACTAAATTCAATTCAAGTGAATCAAATGAATCGATCGATACTTGTATATGATAGAGTTCAATAGCTGTGTAAGAATCGGAATCGTAACAATTTAGTATGCAAAAATCGTAAATCTAACTGATTGTATAATTAGCGAAAAGAGAAAAACGGAAGCGATAAGCAAAACGATGCGACAAATAAAAGCCGGCAAAAACTAcaacttttgtttttttgaatatatagtatatagttTTGCCCCATCCCCGACTGAACTTATGgtttctatatatattattatatatatttcgatATTAAGCAGCTTTTATTTGGAACCAATCGAAAACTACCACTTTATGTAGGTGAACTTGAAGGTTTTGGGCTCCGTCGCCTCGCAGACGTACAGCATCTGGATCTTGCAGTTGGCATCGTTGATCATCTCCCGGGTGGCGAACATGTGGACGCAGTTCTCGTTGCCGCCGTAGTTATCCGGCATTTGCTTGGGCCCGTTCCAAGGGGCGTAGGTCATCGGACGGCCGTTGGACATCCAATAGAAGGCGCCCTCGGTGCCCAGGTCGTTGCCCGATATCCAAAAGTAGTCATTGTTCTTGAACCCCTTGGCCTTCATGTACTTGATCAGCGCCTCCATTTCCGGCTTATCCTCGATGGAGGCCAAGTGGGCGTTCATCATGCGACAGGCGCCGGCCGCCTGGAACCAATTCACCTTGTTCATGGGCTCGATGTAATAGTAGTTATCCCCGATCCGCACGAACGGTGTCGTATCAATCTCCGATGGAATGCCTGGCGATATTGTAGGATTACTTGATTAGTCCGCCACCCTTGACCACCAATACCAATACACACATACCATTATAGACCTCGGTGCGGTAGTTGGTGAAGATGTTCACGTCGGGCAGATAGGCCAGTGACGGTATCGCGACGCTCGTCAGGATTAACAGCAGCGTCTCGGTGCGGTACATCTTGCAGGTGGTCGGTGGTCGGCGGTTCGTGCTCAAGTAACCGTCTCCTGTGGTTCTGGCCACTTATATATCCATGCTGCGCAGCTGTTTATCCAATGGGTATCGGCTGAAAAAGCAACATGGTTCCCCAAACAAGAAACCCAATCCAACAAACGTACATGGATTGCTATAAATATTGTTCTGTTTATTTAAATCTCAATTGTTGATTCGATATGCGCTGATATGCAGTTGGCTTTCGCTTACGGGTAAGtttaaataaagttttaaaCACTAAACGagctcataaataaatatttcccaTGCGTCATCTTGAAATTGGttgattttgtaaatattcaaataatttCTTGCTGGATCATCTTGTAGATCTATTCCTGTATATATGAAGTTGTCAAAAGCAAATCTCAGATCGTCGCCCGCAGATCGAATTCGGGACTGGTCGTCATCTGGATGGGCTTCGATGTGTTTGTCTCCTGCTGCA
The Drosophila mauritiana strain mau12 chromosome X, ASM438214v1, whole genome shotgun sequence DNA segment above includes these coding regions:
- the LOC117147633 gene encoding C-type lectin 37Da, translating into MYRTETLLLILTSVAIPSLAYLPDVNIFTNYRTEVYNGIPSEIDTTPFVRIGDNYYYIEPMNKVNWFQAAGACRMMNAHLASIEDKPEMEALIKYMKAKGFKNNDYFWISGNDLGTEGAFYWMSNGRPMTYAPWNGPKQMPDNYGGNENCVHMFATREMINDANCKIQMLYVCEATEPKTFKFTYIKW
- the LOC117146594 gene encoding non-canonical poly(A) RNA polymerase protein Trf4-1, which translates into the protein MDPFVGWFQKEQEGPSLCTWLKIWETNAQEMGALLNQQLQQTTAINGSTSSSSSSNNSGNNNNNNNNNNNINNTITNTTNNTGNNSSAKPYLSRPYSTLNRVLNFRADSLEILQQQQQQQQLNGTTQRNSTNINTTSGGSTSSSADSTTNRDNNSPANSSSTNGPGAGTGTSTGAGGTGTNSPVTTASSTAATTTGPATSMSDTSNNPPQSTTTPASRTNSIYYNPSRKKRPENKAGGAHYYMNNHMEMIAKYKGEPWRKPDYPYGEGVIGLHEEIEHFYQYVLPTPCEHAIRNEVVKRIEAVVHSIWPQAVVEIFGSFRTGLFLPTSDIDLVVLGLWEKLPLRTLEFELVSRGIAEACTVRVLDKASVPIIKLTDRETQVKVDISFNMQSGVQSAELIKKFKRDYPVLEKLVLVLKQFLLLRDLNEVFTGGISSYSLILMCISFLQMHPRGIYHDTANLGVLLLEFFELYGRRFNYMKIGISIKNGGRYMPKDELQRDMVDGHRPSLLCIEDPLTPGNDIGRSSYGVFQVQQAFKCAYRVLALAVSPLNLLGIDPRVNSILGRIIHITDDVIDYREWIRENFEHLVVVDRISPLPTAAPTAYATANGAPKYVIMPSGAVVQQLYHHPVQVPTAHGHSHAHSHGHAHPGAHLCQPYVTGTTVSAVTTTTTMAVVTVGVSAGGVQQQQQQQNATAHTHAQQQSQNQSQSRHRRGSTSSGDDSEDSKDGDVVETTSGAQEVVDITLSPPNGLSNMSMPMPVHAVGMPASNSWSGNGNGNGNSSSSTGSSPEIAHIAAQEMDPELEDQQQNQQHQETSGGNGFIRPGDGGTGSSRGGGDGSGGRNYNQRSNHNSSGYYHQQYYVPPPMQQQLSKSNSSSNYHQQHHHSHSHGNHSHRQQHHHQQQHHHQQRPQHLRVGGSSRYQKSLGGSPIISAGNASNSSSNCSNSSSSSGSNNSRLPPLRGTLVNSSSAISIISISSESSIASSSSSSSRSGQDQQRDER